The window TTATCGTCCACGTGCCTGCGCCGAGCATCCGGTACTGGAGAACGAGCGATGCAAGCAGTTCATGGCCATTGTACAGATTGCCGGCTTGCGCGACAGCGAGGCGATTGATGCCGGCAATCAGGCCGCTGTCGCGGAAACTGAATCGCTTCTGCTTCAGGCCGGTGAATTGATGTTCCAATCTCATCAGTCGTACAGTGATCGGCTGCGTTTGGGGTCACCGGAGACGGACCTGCTTGTTGACCTCATCCGGACTGAGGGACGGGCAAACGATCTGTATGGCGCGCGCATTACCGGCGGCGGCAGCGGCGGTGTGGTGGCAGTGCTTTCGCGAGATGGAGATCGTGCTGATGCGGCGATCGAACGGGTTTCGGCTCGGTATCGAGCCGAAACCGGGCTGTCCGGCGCAATCATCGGTGGCACGTCGCCCGGCGCCGTCGCATTTGGCCAGCGGACGATCGATCCGCTCGAAGAGGGGCGGCGCGTGTAGCTTGGATTTACGCGACTTACGGGAGGAACAGCGATGCCGGCCACAGTGAGAAAAGCCGTGATTACGGCGGCAGGGCGTGGTACGCGCATGTACCCGGCCAGCGAAACCATTCAGAAGGAGATGTTTCCTCTGATGGATCGGGATGGGATCTGCAAGCCGGCGATCCAGATCATTATCGAAGAGGCGCTGGAGAGCGGGATCGATGAGGTTTGCCTGGTCGTCAATCCCACAAACCGTGCACAGATCGAACAGCACTTTGTTGAGCTAAACGATGAGAAGATTCGAGGATTCAAGGGTAAGGATTGGGCGCTGCTGCAATCAGCGCGCATTCGCCAGATCGGAGCGCGCCTGACTCTGGTGGAGCAGGCCGTTCCCGAAGGCTACGGCCATGCCGTATGGTCCGCGCGCAATTTCTGTGGCGACGAACCGTTCCTGTTGCTGTTGGGTGATCACGTTTACACCTCCGGCAGCGACCGTCGTTGTGCGCGTCAGGCGCTGGATATGTATGCCGAATACCACGCCAACGTCAGCGCCGTGCAGCAGACACCAGCCGAACTGCTTTCCCTGTTCGGCACGGTAGCCGGCGTCCGCATCGGCGATCAACCACCTGCTTATCGCGTGGAAACCATTCAGGAAAAGCCATCGATCGAGTTCGCGGAGGCCAACCTGCGTCAGGCGAACCTTCTGCATGGCGTTTACCTCTGCTTTTTTGGCATGCATGTGCTCGGGCCGTCTATTTTCGAGGCGCTCGATTGGGCGATCGAGCACGATGCCCGCGAGCGCGGAGAGTTCCAGCTTACCAGTGCGCAGGAGCGCGTTCGCGCATCCGGCGAGCCCTACATCGCCTTTGAGGCAGCCGGCGATCGACACGATATCGGCATTCCGTTTGGCTACGCCCAAACGCAAGCTGCGCTGGCGCTCAACTCCATCTATCGCGAGCAGATGCTGGCGTCCCTCGTCCGGACGCTGGCCCTTCCGCAAAAAGAGGTTCCGGCGCCGTTTGTAGAGCCGTAAACCGGCAAGTGCCGAGCCGCTAGGATGGCGACAGCACCATTCCGCCGCAAACGGGAATGCACTGGCCCGTAACATATTGCGAGAGATCCGTGGCCAGAAACTCCACCACTCCGGCGCAGTCCTCCGGCATGCCGAGTCGCCTCAGAGGGATACGGGCGCTGGCGGCAGCCATGTTCTCCGGCGTGTTTCGCCCAAACTGCGCGTTTGCGCGGGAAGTAAGAATGAGACCCGGAGCGATGCAATTCACACGGACTCCTTGTGGCCCCAACTCAGCGGCCAGCAGCCGCGTAAGCTCCACGATACCGCACTTCGCAACGCAGTAGTGGGCGATACTGCCGGAATCGTTACCGCGTACGCCGGCTTGTGACGAGACGTTGATGATGCTTCCGTCCCGCTGCGCCTGCATCGGTACCGCAGCGGCCTGGCAGCAGAACAGCGTGGAAGTTAGATTGACATCCAGAATGAACCGCCAGTCATCCTCGCTGACCTGCGAAGCCTTTCCGTTGGCCGCAGGTCGCAATACGCCACCGGCGTTGTTCACCAGAATGTCCACGCGTCCGAACGCGCTTAACGCCGAGCTAAACAGTCGATCCACATCCCGTCGTACGGTAACATCGGCCTCAACGCCGATCGCCTTAACGCCAGACAACTCACACTCCGCCGCTACACTCGCCGCTTCGAGAATCTCATCAAACTCCTCAGCCGCATTCAGGTTGATATCGTTAACCACAACATTTGCCCCAAGGAGCGCCAAGCGCCTGGCATACGCCCTGCCCAACCCGCGCCCTGCGCCTGTTACAACCGCTACCTTCCCTGCAAGTTTGCTCATTGCCACCTCCTTCGCCACGCCAGTGTGCGTCATGGCGGCAGTCCGTTCCGGAAAGGCACGCCGTACTCCTTCGCGTTGACGCCGCGACGACCGGGTGATACAATGGCATCATACGCTGCGCTTCACTACACGCTCTATGATATCAAAGCCAACTCCGCGCCGGCTCATCGGCGCTCATATGCCAACCGCCGGCGGAATCGCCGGTTCGCTTCAGGCTGGAGCCGATATTGGCTGCTCCGCCGTGCAGGTGTTCACCGCCAGCCCCCGCCAGTGGCGTCATCCGCAACTTGCTGATGAGGCCGTTGCGGCCTTCCATGCGGCGCGCGAGAGCTCGGGAGTGGAGTTTATGTGTGCGCACGACTCGTATCTGATTAACCTGGCAGCAGCCGATGAGGCGGTACTCGAGCGCTCCAAGGAGGCGTTTCGCGCTGAATTGCAGCGGGCCAGCCGGTTGGGCTTATCCTGGGTGGTGACCCATATGGGCGCCAGCCTTGCCGATACCGAGGAGAATGCCATGGATCGGCTTGCCGCGAGCCTGCGGCAGGTGCTCGCTGAGACCGACAGCGAAGGATTGTCCGCCGGAATCGCCCTGGAGACCACGGCGGGGCAGGGCACCGGGCTCGGATGGCGCTTCGAGCAACTTGCTCGCATTCTGGAAGGCGCCGGTCCGCACGCGCGTCTGGGCGTCTGCCTCGATACGTGCCACGTTTTCGTTGCCGGCTACGACCTGCGCACCGAGGGGACGTGGGATGCCACGTGGACCGAATTCGACCGGCTTGTAGGGATGGACGCGCTCAAGCTGATACATGCCAATGACGCCAAGAAGCCACTCGGCAGCCGTGTCGACCGGCACGAACACATCGGCGCCGGCGAGATAGGCGCTGAAGCTTTTGCCCGGCTGACCACCGATCCGCGCCTGGCCGGCATTCCAATAATTGTTGAAACACCCGATTCCGACACAATGCATGAAGTCAATGTGGCGCGACTCCGAAGGCACGCCAATGATCCCGACGCCGCGATTGAGGTTTCGGTGCGTATGTTCGGCCACTATGCCGATATTGGAGGGTCCGATCCAATGCCACTGGCGGTTCCAACCGGATCGAAAGTTGCGGACGTTGTGAAAAAGCTCGGGATGCGTGACAAGAAGCTGGCCGATCTGGAACAGCACTGCCGCTTCGCGATCAACAGCGACTATGTGGAAATGGATGCTATCGTTCCGCCTGGCGCGGAATTTGCCGTGCTTCCGCCAGTGAGCGGCGGATGAGCCGGCCGTGCGTCGAGGTGGTGAACCGGCCAATTGACGTTGCCGGCCTGGAAAAGCGTGTAGAGCGCGACCGCTATGGCGCCATCTGCACATTCGTAGGGCGTGTTCGAAACCACTCTCAGGGTGAGCCGGTAGCTCGCCTGGAGTACCGTGCTTACGAAGAGATGGCCGGCCGTGAGATGCTCAAGGTCGCCGCTGAGGCGGCTGAGCGATGGGACTGCAATGTTGCGATCGAACATCGGCTGGGTGTCATCGAGGTCGGCGAAGCCAGTATCGCGATAGCAGTCGCCTCACCGCATCGGGCTGAGGCATTTGAGGCCTGCCGGTACTGCATCGATACGATCAAACAGAGGGTGCCGATCTGGAAGCGCGAGGAGCGGCCGGATGGCACATTCTGGATCGAGGGTGATGCGCCGGTTCGTTCAGGGACCAGTTGAAGCGGCTTGGATTCCAGCACGGCGGATGGCGGAGTAACGGTTATCTGGAATCCGCAAGCCGGCGGAGGCCGCAGCGCTAGCCGCCTGGGCGAACTGCAAGCGGCAATCGGCGCGCGGGCAGGAGCTATCTCCTGGCGGATCGCGCCAACACTCGGCGCCGGCTGCGGTGCAGATTTGGCCGCAGCCGCGGCACAATCTGGCTCGGCTATTGTCGCGGCCGCTGGTGGAGACGGCACCTGCTGTGAGGTGCTGAACGGACTGATGCGCGCATCGGTTCCACGTCCGGCGTTGGCGGTCCTCCCGATGGGCACGGGCAACGATTTTGCCAGGACACTGGGCATCGGCAGCCTTGATCACGCCGCGGAAACGATGTTTGCCGGCCAGCGCAAGCGTATTGACGCTGGTTGCGTCAATGGGTTTTGGTTTCTCAACGCAGCCGGCTGCGGCTTTGATGCCGTAGTGGCGGAGGGCGTTCGGTCAATGCCTCGGTCACTGCCCGGCAAGTGGGCCTATATCTTCGCCGCGGCGGTCGCATTGCCTCGCTTCAGCCCGGTTACCACGGTGCTTGTGACCGAGGCTGAGCGGATCGAAACCCGATGCATGCTTTGTACCGTTGCCAATGCGCGCAATTATGGAGGCGGCATGATGATTGCTCCCGACGCAAAGGTTGACGACGGCGAGCTGGATATCTGTGTGCTCGGTGAAATCGGTCGCATCCAGTTCGTCCGGGCATTTCCGTCTGTGTTCCGCGGTCGGCACGTCAACCATCCGAAGGTACGGATGATACGCTCTGCAACTATTTCAATCACCATGAACCCGGTAGCACCGCTACTCGTGGATGGTGATGTGATCGGCACTACACCTGCGCAGTTTTCTGTAGTGCCTAAAGCCATTGAAGTACTCGCGCCTCAAAAGCCGTGCGCAACGCATGGGTGGAGGTGGCCGTATAATATGTGATGAATCGGCGCTGCCTGACCGCGATCCGAATCAAGTTGACCAACCTGGATAACCCACTTGCGAATACCGTGAGGATTGCTTTAGCGCTCCTCGTCATCACGGCCGGACTGACCGGCTCGCCGGCAGCGGCTGCCTGCATGCGCAACATGGCTTGCTGTGCCGGTCACACGTGCCGGTGCCGAGCAGCGCAGCCATCTCGTGTTCAACCTGGCGTAGAACCAAGCCACTGTGGAGCGCTCTGTTTGTGCGGCGCCAACCGGCGCCTCCAGCGCGTGGCGCCGGCTGCAGTACCGCGCGCGGAGTCAGCCGGGGCCCTGACCGGAGTGGGGAGCGCCGGCATCGCCATTTCATGCGTCACCGTTTCCGCCCCGCTTCCGTCGGTATCGCCGGCCTCCAACGGTCCGCCACATACAGCAGATCCTCGCGGGCCACCACCCTCCTCGTAATCCGCCAACGTTTTTAGCCTGCCGGCCGACATGCGTGACCATTCGTCGTGCACAACCTGCCGGTAAGTACCTGTACGGCGGCATCGGAAGTCACCAGTTCACCGGCAGATCCCTCTGCCGCGCACCGCTCCGTATCACACGACTTGCGAGGCAACACATGAAGAGAGACTATTCGCAGACGCGGCGACGGCTGCTTTCATCGCTCGCCGGCCTTGGGGGGTTGGCTGCGTTTACGGATCAACGCGCCGCTGCATTCCCGTCGCCGACTCCATCTGCAGCATGGGCACATGCATTCGATCCGAATCGCAACCGACCGACATGGGACCCACGAGCCCTGCCGGTAAAGGGCGACGTGGTACACGAGTACGACTTGGAGATTGTCATCGCCGAGCACGAAATCGTGCCGCGGATCGCCTTCCACGCTTACGCCTTTAACGGCCAGGTTCCAGGTCCACTGATTCGTGTCAAGGAGGGCGACTGGATCCAGGTGAACCTTACCAACAAAACGCATGACTTTCACACGATACACTGGCACGGGATGTATGTGCCGTGCGAGATGGATGGAATTCCGCTCGGCACCCAGTATCCGGTTGGTTACGGCGAAACGTTTCGTTACCTCTGGCGAGCTCAGCCGGCCGGGACACACTTCTACCATTGCCACAACATGACAAACATGCACATTCAGGCAGGCTTGTATGGCGCGCTCATTGTGGAGAGCCACGACGATCCCGTGCGTCGTGTGTTCGGCTACGACCGCGAGTACGTTATGGTTCTGAGCGAGGTGGATACCAACTTTATAGCGGCGATGATGAACGACATGCTGAAGATGGGCCACACGATGAGCTTTATGGCAGGCTCCGGCGGCCGCATGGCGGCGATGAACGGCGAGATGATGGGCTGGTTTGCATCTACGGCCGATTTCGAGAAGAGTGTGAAGAGTGGGTGGATCCCGCCATACGATCCGAGTCTGACCGGCGATCCAATGCGCATTCGCCCGAACTTCTTCATGATCAACGGTAAATCGTGGCCGATGACGGAGCACCTTCACATCCGTCGCGGCGAAAACATTCGCGTCCGCCTGATCAACACCGGCTTGCTGCCCCACGCGATGCACCTGCACGGCCATGATGTGTGGGAGGTATGCCGCGACGGCGCTCCGCTTGCGTCACCGGTTCGGCTGAACACCATTCCGGTCATGGCCGGGTCAACCGTGGATTTTGTCGTGCAAGGCACGAATGCCGGCAATTGGCATTTCCACGACCACAGCGATCTCAGCTTGACCAACAACGGCGTATCGCCGGGCGGAATGATGACGATGCTGATGTACGACGACGCCGACCAGGCCGGCTTTACCTTCAAAGAGATAATCGCGGTGAACTCATGAAAGCAAACCGTTCCGGTTTGAGACCGCCAGGCCGGTGCAAGGAGACCCTGATGAAGCACATTGCCAATACAACCACCTTGATCGTGATCCTTATTCTGTGCATCGCCGGCGCTGCGTCTGCGCAGAACGGCGGCGCTCCCCCCGGGCAGGCAGGCGGGCCACAGCCACAAATTGAGATCGATGGAACAGGAATTGCAACCCTGCAGCTGTCGAGCCCACGCCTTGTATTACCGTCCGGCCTCAAATCGAGCAGCTCTCGCGTGAACATCAGTGATTCGGAGCTGCTCCTGGGCATCACACAGGCACTCTACCGGAGCAAATCGCTGGGCAGCCTGGTAGTTGGTGGCATAACCACCGATGACAACAAAAACCCCGGCGGCACATCCTTCTTTATGCACCAGGCGTACGTTGACTACGAAACGCCAACGATGGAAGCGCTGATCGGCAGAACGGACATGCCCACGCATTTGATCGACTTTCCGACGATCCGTGGCGACGATCTGAATGAATATGTCAACCTGCTTGACCCTTACAGCAGCGGCGACAACGTGGAGGAGCACCGGTATGCCAATCAGGCGTCGGTGATCTTCAACCACTCGCTGCGCTACTTTGTGAATTTGCACGTCGTCAATCAGATCAGTTCAGCTGCCGGGTCGCTTGGCCAGAACGGTCTCAACGCCTATGGCGTGCAGCTTGCCTATCAGGGCTTGCCCGGCCTTGCGAATATCGAGCGGGTTCCCCTTTGGGGCGTCGGCTACGAACGGCTGACTGTGGGCAGCTCTGCCGGCGGAGCTCTCAATGCGCTCTATGGCGGCGGCGTTTTCAACCTGAACCGGAGCCCGTCAGATCGTGTCGATCTCCGGATGCTGGATACATGGACCTTTGGCAACAACAGCTCCATTATCGCGACTCCAAACGATACGTTTCGCGCCTCGGCAAACTCCATCGCTGGAGCGGTACGTTGGCTTCACAGCCCCTTCGGCCGGCCGGCTTATCAACTGGCGTTCACGGCAGGCTTCCGGAACTACAGTCATGTGGCGAATGCGTCCAGCTACGCGCTGGCGCTAACCGGCGTGAAACGGTTGGGTGAGAATTTCGATCTGGTGCTGCAGTATCAGTTCCAGCACCGCCAGCCGGCCTACGCGGCGGCGTTTTCCGGGGTGCAAAACGAACAATCCGTGGAGCTCGGATTCGTTTTCGGCTTCCAGAGCATCCTCCACCGGCACATAGGTCCCAGGCGAACACTTCTAAATCTGCAGCACCAATACATCCCATAGGCGCTACGCCCATTCGATCTCAACAAGGAGACAGAAATGCCCGATTATTCCGACGCGCCGTTGAAAGAGGCGCGCCAATATGTGGTGACCGGTAGCGAGGACTGGGCTTCGATCCGGGGATTCGGTACGCATTCGACGGATGTAGCGATGATGACTGAGATGATGGTGAAGGGATCCGCCATGGAGGGAATGCGCATGAACGGCATGGCCGGTATGGCCGGCATGCCCGGTATGACGACACCGGGTCGGTCGACCACGCCGGGAGCAGCCGGCTCACCCGGCCCTCTCACACTACTCACACCAATGACCGCGATCCGCCGTGGAGCGAATACGCTGGCATTTGCACTGGCGGCAAATGGAAGTACAAAACCTGCTGGGCTGCACATGGCGGCCACAGTCAAAATGACCGCGATGGATATGGGTGAGTCGCATCCGCCGGTAGTTATGGCGCGTAATGGACGGTTCAGCGTGAAAGTCGATTTCTCGATGGCCGGCGCCTGGCAGGTTTCACTGCAGATCAAGAGCGGCGGCCAGCCGCCTCAAGTGCAGAGCTTCGACTTTGACGTTCCGTAAGGTGATGTTGACGGGGAACCAACATTTGTGCTAGAGTTGGTCAATCAAAGATCGTCCTTTTAAGGCGGCCCGGTGAGGCTGTTAAAGGGCGAAACGTGCGGCTCCGCGACCTCCTCGGAGATGCGTACCGCGCGAATCGACTTTTACGCGCCCCCGCGCCGCAAGCGTGGTGGGGCGCGTTTTGTTATGCCGCTGGCGGCAAGGAGGGAAGGAATGTCTGAAACCGATGCCGACGCGCCGAATGGCGGCGTGCCCGTTCTGGATGCCGACGACATTCGCCGTGCAATAACGCGGATCGCACACGAAATCCTCGAACGAAACCATGGCGCCGAAAACCTGGCGTTTGTCGGAATTGTGAGTCGGGGTGCTCCACTGGCTGAACGCCTGGCCGGCGCGATCCATGCTTTCGAGGGGGCAGAGATTCCCGTTGGCCGGCTGGATATCGGGATGTATCGCGACGATTATGCGCAGCGGCCGGTAGGTCCAAGCCCGCTGTCGCCTACCGAGATACCTTTTGATGTAACCGGCAAGCGCATCGTACTGGTGGACGATGTGCTATTCACGGGCCGAAGTGTACGAGCAGCACTTACCGCCCTCCTGGATATCGGCCGGCCAGACTGCATACAGCTGGCGTCGCTGGTCGACCGGGGCCACCGGGAACTACCGATCCGTCCCGATTACGTGGGCAAGAACCTGCCCACCGCACGTGACGAGCATGTGCAGGTCCGGCTGCGTGAGACCGACGGTGACGACCAGGTACTGATTGTTCGCCGGAGCGCCAGAACGTGAAGCACCTGCTGTCACTGCGCGAGACGCCTGCCAACGAAATCGGCTTCCTGCTGCAAACGGCGGCCGTGTTTCGCGAGATCCTGGACAGGCCGATTCGCAAGGTGCCCACGCTCCGCGGCCGATCGGTTGTGACGCTGTTCTACGAGAGCTCCACGCGTACCCGAACATCCTTTGAAATGGCGGCGAAGATTATGAGCGCGGAGGCGGTCAATGTAGCTGTCGCGCTCTCCTCGGTTACCAAGGGTGAGTCGTTTAAGGACACGGTGCAGACGCTGCAAGCGCTCAAGGCCGATTGCATCGTCATACGGCACAGCGCCTCCGGCGCGCCGGCCTTTGCCGCAGCGCGGGTGGACGTACCGGTGATCAATGCCGGTGACGGCCGGCACGAGCACCCAACGCAGGCGCTTCTGGACATGCTTACGATGCAACAGCACTTCGGACGGATCGAGGGCCTCAAGGTGGCCATCGTGGGTGATGTGCTGCACAGCCGCGTAGCTCGTTCGAATATCTGGGGTCTGACTAAAATGGGGGCAAAGGTTACACTCGCCGCACCGAGAACGCTGATGCCCGAGGGTACGGACGGACTGCCGGCAGCGGTAGCCGACTGCCTGGATGAGGCCGTTTGCGGCGCAGATGTTGTGATGGTATTGCGCCTCCAGAATGAACGGATGCAGGCTGCGCTGGTGCCGAATGTGCGAGAGTACTCACGTCTGTTTGGCGTCACACCGGCTCGACTTCGGCACGCTGCGCACGGTCTGCTGGTGATGCACCCCGGCCCCGTCAACCGCGGCGTGGAAATCTCTTCGGATCTTGTGGATGGGGTCGATGGTATTCACACTGCTATCGGTGAACAGGTGACAAATGGCATCGCCGTACGCATGGCCGCTCTCTATATCCTGATGGGTGGCGGATCGATCGGTGAGCCGGCCGCAGAGTGATGTACTCGAACGTTTCATTCGCAGGAAGGAGATGCGCGTGAGAACTCTGTTGGCCGGCGGACGCGTGATCGACCCATCGCAAGGGATCGACCGGCCCGCCGATTTGCTGATCGTGAACGGCAAGGTTGAGGCCGTGCTCCAGCCCGGTGAGGATGCCGCCTCGGACGAGAGACTGGACGTAACGGGACTCACCGTCTGTCCGGGTTTCATCGATATCCACGTCCATCTGCGGGAGCCGGGCTTCGAATACAAGGAGGATATCGAGAGTGGCTCAGCAGCCGCAGCCGCCGGTGGCTTTACGCGCATCTGCTGTATGCCGAACACCAATCCTGCCATCGATACCGCCAGCGTTTGCCGGCACATCATCGAGCGGGCAGCCGGTGTGGGCAAGGCGCACGTCCACCCGATCGGGGCGGCGACCCGCGGCATGGAGGGCGAGCGGCTGACGGAAATAAACGACCTCAAATCCGCAGGCGCTGTTGCAATCTCGGACGACGCCTTCCCGATTCAAAACGCACGCACGATGCGAAGTGTGATGCAGTACTGCGCCATGCTGAACATGCCGCTCATGACGCATAACGAGGAGAAGGAGCTGACGACTGGCGGCAGCATGAACGAGGGTGCTGCAGCCACGGTTCTCGGTCTTGCGGGCATGCCGCCCGCCGCCGAGGATATCGCCGTGGCGCGTAACATCATGCTCGCCGCCATTACGGGGTGCCGGCTGCATCTGCTTCACATTTCTACGGCGGGCACCGTGGAACTGCTCCGCAACGCCAAGGAGAAGGGGTTGGCCGTTACCGGTGAGGCATGCCCGCACCATTGGGCGCTTACGGACGAGGCGTGTTTGGGATTCAATACCGATGCAAAGATGAACCCGCCGCTCCGCACTACCGAAGACTGCGAAGCCATCATGCGCGGATTGGCAGACGGCACGATCGACTGCATCTCCACGGACCATGCACCACACGCTCCGCATGAGAAAGAGGTGGAGTTCGACGCCGCGCCGTTCGGTATCCTCGGGCTCGAAACGGCTGTGGGTCTTGCGATTACGCACCTTGTGGCGCCCGGACGCATGACACTTTCAACCCTGGTGGCCCGCTTCACGACTGAGCCGTCGCGCATTCTTGGTCTGTCAGCCGGCACACTTCGCCCAGGAGCCGCGGCCGACATCACGGTCCTGGATACCCAGGCAGCGTGGCAGGTAGACCGCGCAGCGGTTCGATCACGATCGAGCAACACGCCGTTTCACGGCGCAACACTCAAGGGTCGAGCGGCGTTCACAATGGTGAACGGCGTCCGGATTGCACCGGAGCCGGCCACGTGAGCGAGACGGCGCACAAGCTCTTCCATGGCGCCCGGTTTACCACGTTCGATCCTGAGGCGCCGGTTGCCTCCGCTCTGGCGGTCGACCGCGGTGGCATGATAATGGCCGCTGGGACCGCTGCCGAACTGCAAGGTCTGTGTACGGCTGATACGCAGTACGTCCACCTTGGCGACCGGTGGGCGACACCAGGCTTCTTCGATTGCCACCTGCACATGCTGGGTTTGGGTCTTTATCTGTTTCAGGTCGATTTACGGCCACCCGAAACAGGGAGCGTCGACGAGATCGTTCGGAAGTTGACCGAGCGCCTCCACGCGGAACCGGACTCCAAAGCCGTTCTTGGCAACCGGTACGACCAGAACCGGATGCGCGAGCGGCGTCATCCAACCCGCCACGACCTCGACCGTGTAGCAACCGATCGGCCGGTCCGCGTGGAGCACACCTCCGGGCACGCGGCTGTGGTGAATAGTTGCGGCCTCAGGCTTCTTGGTATTGGCGCTTCGAGCCCGGATCCGACCGGTGGCGAAATCGTGCGCGACGAGCGAGGCGAGCCCACCGGCGTGCTGCTCGAAACTGCCGCGTGGAACAACATGGAACGCATTGTGCCACCCGCAACTCGGGAACAGGCCGTGGACGCATTGAGCGGCGCCGCCGCCTATCTGCTGCAGCGAGGCATAACCAGCGCCGGCGACGCAGCGACGGCGCCGGATGAGGTGGCTTGGTACGCTGCGGCAGCGGAGTCGCGGGTCCTGGGAGTTCGCGTCAATCTCATGATGGATTGGCCAGCCGTCTGCCGTCAGTCGGCCGGCGATGACGCGCCTAAACCGGCCGAGATGTGGAACGGTGGCCCCGAGGGCGAGCACTGGCTGCACATTGGCCAGGCGAAGTTATTCAGCGACGGCGCCATCACGACGCGAACGTGCTGGCTCAACGAGCCTTTTGCCGATAGCGGCGGTAACTGCGGACTGCCGCTGCATCCCCCGGATGTCCTGAAGGAGTACATTTTTCGGGCGCACCGCGCAGGCTGGCAAATAGCTACTCACGCCATTGGAGACCGTGCCATCGACCTCGTGCTGCGCTGCTACGCCGAGGCGCAGCGGGCTCACCGGCGTCCAAATCCCGGGCATCGCATCGAGCACTGTATGCTGCTCACCGATGATCTGATATCCAGGCTTCGACGGCAGCGCGTCTGGTCTATCGGTCAGCCGGAGTTTCTCCATGCCCTGGGCGATGCCTATGTGGCTGCCCTCGGCGAGAAACGGGCGACGCTGCTCTCTCCTTATGCATCGCTGCGCGATCGCGGCGTATTGCAGGCCTTCAGTTCCGACTGCCCTGTTGTGCCGGGAGCGCCGCTGGACGG of the Armatimonadota bacterium genome contains:
- a CDS encoding SDR family oxidoreductase, whose amino-acid sequence is MSKLAGKVAVVTGAGRGLGRAYARRLALLGANVVVNDINLNAAEEFDEILEAASVAAECELSGVKAIGVEADVTVRRDVDRLFSSALSAFGRVDILVNNAGGVLRPAANGKASQVSEDDWRFILDVNLTSTLFCCQAAAVPMQAQRDGSIINVSSQAGVRGNDSGSIAHYCVAKCGIVELTRLLAAELGPQGVRVNCIAPGLILTSRANAQFGRNTPENMAAASARIPLRRLGMPEDCAGVVEFLATDLSQYVTGQCIPVCGGMVLSPS
- a CDS encoding deoxyribonuclease IV, yielding MISKPTPRRLIGAHMPTAGGIAGSLQAGADIGCSAVQVFTASPRQWRHPQLADEAVAAFHAARESSGVEFMCAHDSYLINLAAADEAVLERSKEAFRAELQRASRLGLSWVVTHMGASLADTEENAMDRLAASLRQVLAETDSEGLSAGIALETTAGQGTGLGWRFEQLARILEGAGPHARLGVCLDTCHVFVAGYDLRTEGTWDATWTEFDRLVGMDALKLIHANDAKKPLGSRVDRHEHIGAGEIGAEAFARLTTDPRLAGIPIIVETPDSDTMHEVNVARLRRHANDPDAAIEVSVRMFGHYADIGGSDPMPLAVPTGSKVADVVKKLGMRDKKLADLEQHCRFAINSDYVEMDAIVPPGAEFAVLPPVSGG
- a CDS encoding molybdenum cofactor biosynthesis protein MoaE, whose product is MSRPCVEVVNRPIDVAGLEKRVERDRYGAICTFVGRVRNHSQGEPVARLEYRAYEEMAGREMLKVAAEAAERWDCNVAIEHRLGVIEVGEASIAIAVASPHRAEAFEACRYCIDTIKQRVPIWKREERPDGTFWIEGDAPVRSGTS
- a CDS encoding NTP transferase domain-containing protein — encoded protein: MPATVRKAVITAAGRGTRMYPASETIQKEMFPLMDRDGICKPAIQIIIEEALESGIDEVCLVVNPTNRAQIEQHFVELNDEKIRGFKGKDWALLQSARIRQIGARLTLVEQAVPEGYGHAVWSARNFCGDEPFLLLLGDHVYTSGSDRRCARQALDMYAEYHANVSAVQQTPAELLSLFGTVAGVRIGDQPPAYRVETIQEKPSIEFAEANLRQANLLHGVYLCFFGMHVLGPSIFEALDWAIEHDARERGEFQLTSAQERVRASGEPYIAFEAAGDRHDIGIPFGYAQTQAALALNSIYREQMLASLVRTLALPQKEVPAPFVEP
- the pyrR gene encoding bifunctional pyr operon transcriptional regulator/uracil phosphoribosyltransferase PyrR; this encodes MSETDADAPNGGVPVLDADDIRRAITRIAHEILERNHGAENLAFVGIVSRGAPLAERLAGAIHAFEGAEIPVGRLDIGMYRDDYAQRPVGPSPLSPTEIPFDVTGKRIVLVDDVLFTGRSVRAALTALLDIGRPDCIQLASLVDRGHRELPIRPDYVGKNLPTARDEHVQVRLRETDGDDQVLIVRRSART
- a CDS encoding FixH family protein codes for the protein MPDYSDAPLKEARQYVVTGSEDWASIRGFGTHSTDVAMMTEMMVKGSAMEGMRMNGMAGMAGMPGMTTPGRSTTPGAAGSPGPLTLLTPMTAIRRGANTLAFALAANGSTKPAGLHMAATVKMTAMDMGESHPPVVMARNGRFSVKVDFSMAGAWQVSLQIKSGGQPPQVQSFDFDVP
- a CDS encoding multicopper oxidase domain-containing protein, whose protein sequence is MKRDYSQTRRRLLSSLAGLGGLAAFTDQRAAAFPSPTPSAAWAHAFDPNRNRPTWDPRALPVKGDVVHEYDLEIVIAEHEIVPRIAFHAYAFNGQVPGPLIRVKEGDWIQVNLTNKTHDFHTIHWHGMYVPCEMDGIPLGTQYPVGYGETFRYLWRAQPAGTHFYHCHNMTNMHIQAGLYGALIVESHDDPVRRVFGYDREYVMVLSEVDTNFIAAMMNDMLKMGHTMSFMAGSGGRMAAMNGEMMGWFASTADFEKSVKSGWIPPYDPSLTGDPMRIRPNFFMINGKSWPMTEHLHIRRGENIRVRLINTGLLPHAMHLHGHDVWEVCRDGAPLASPVRLNTIPVMAGSTVDFVVQGTNAGNWHFHDHSDLSLTNNGVSPGGMMTMLMYDDADQAGFTFKEIIAVNS
- a CDS encoding YegS/Rv2252/BmrU family lipid kinase, giving the protein MDSSTADGGVTVIWNPQAGGGRSASRLGELQAAIGARAGAISWRIAPTLGAGCGADLAAAAAQSGSAIVAAAGGDGTCCEVLNGLMRASVPRPALAVLPMGTGNDFARTLGIGSLDHAAETMFAGQRKRIDAGCVNGFWFLNAAGCGFDAVVAEGVRSMPRSLPGKWAYIFAAAVALPRFSPVTTVLVTEAERIETRCMLCTVANARNYGGGMMIAPDAKVDDGELDICVLGEIGRIQFVRAFPSVFRGRHVNHPKVRMIRSATISITMNPVAPLLVDGDVIGTTPAQFSVVPKAIEVLAPQKPCATHGWRWPYNM